A window from Bos indicus x Bos taurus breed Angus x Brahman F1 hybrid chromosome 26, Bos_hybrid_MaternalHap_v2.0, whole genome shotgun sequence encodes these proteins:
- the ZDHHC16 gene encoding palmitoyltransferase ZDHHC16 isoform X1 produces the protein MRGQWSLLLGPARLCLRLLLLLGYRRRCPPLLRGLVQRWRYGKVCLRSLLYNSFGGSDTAVDAAFEPIYWLVDNVIRWCGVVFVVLVIVLTSSIVAIAYLCVLPLILQTYSVPRLCWHFFYSHWNLILIVFHYYQAITTPPGYPPQGRNDMTTVSICKKCINPKPARTHHCSICNRCVLKMDHHCPWLNNCVGHYNHRYFFSFCFFMTLGCVYCSYGSWDLFREAYAAIEKMKQLDKNKLQAVANQTYHQTPPPTFSFRERVTHKSLVYLWFLCSSVALALGALTIWHAVLISRGETSIERHINKKERQRLQAKGRVFRNHYNYGCLDNWKVFLGVDTGRHWLTRVLLPSSHLPHGNGMSWDPPPWVTAHSASVMAV, from the exons ATGCGGGGCCAGTGGAGCCTACTGCTGGGCCCTGCCCGCCTTTGCCTGCGCCTGCTTCTGCTCCTGGGCTACAGGCGCCGCTGCCCACCTCTGCTCCGCGGCCTGGTGCAGCGCTGGCGCTACGGCAAGGTCTGCCTGCGCTCCCTGCTCTACAACTCCTTCGGGGGCAGTGACACCGCCGTGGACGCTGCCTTTGAGCCTATCTACTGGCTGGTGGACAACGTGATCCGCTGGTGTGGGGTG GTGTTCGTGGTGCTGGTGATCGTGCTGACCAGCTCCATCGTGGCCATCGCCTACCTGTGTGTCCTGCCCCTCATCCTCCAAACCTACTCCGTGCCCCGGCTCTGCTGGCATTTCTTCTATAGTCACTGGAATCTGATTCTCATCGTCTTCCATTACTACCAGGCTATCACCACCCCACCTGGATACCCACCCCAG GGCAGGAATGATATGACAACAGTCTCCATCTGTAAGAAGTGCATTAACCCCAAGCCAGCCCGAACACACCACTGCAGCATCTGCAATAG GTGTGTGCTGAAGATGGATCATCACTGCC CCTGGCTAAACAACTGTGTGGGCCACTATAACCATCGgtacttcttctctttctgctttttcatgacCCTGGGCTGTGTCTACTGCAGCTATGGAAGCTGGGACCTTTTCCGGGAGGCTTATGCTGCCATCGAG AAAATGAAACAGCTCGACAAGAACAAACTACAGGCGGTTGCCAACCAG ACTTACCATCAGACCCCAccacccaccttctccttccgAGAAAGAGTGACTCACAAGAGTCTTGTCTACCTCTGGTTCCTGTGCAG ttctGTGGCACTTGCCCTGGGTGCCCTAACCATATGGCACGCTGTGCTCATCAGTCGAGGTGAGACTAGCATCGAAAGGCACATCAACAAGAAGGAGCGCCAGCGGCTGCAGGCCAAGGGCAGA GTTTTTAGGAATCATTACAACTATGGTTGCTTGGACAACTGGAAGGTATTCCTGGGTGTGGACACAGGAAG GCACTGGCTTACTCGGGTGTTGTTACCTTCCAGTCACTTGCCCCATGGGAACGGAATGAGCTGGGATCCCCCGCCCTGGGTGACTGCTCACTCAGCCTCTGTGATGGCAGTGTGA
- the ZDHHC16 gene encoding palmitoyltransferase ZDHHC16 isoform X2, which translates to MRGQWSLLLGPARLCLRLLLLLGYRRRCPPLLRGLVQRWRYGKVCLRSLLYNSFGGSDTAVDAAFEPIYWLVDNVIRWCGVVFVVLVIVLTSSIVAIAYLCVLPLILQTYSVPRLCWHFFYSHWNLILIVFHYYQAITTPPGYPPQGRNDMTTVSICKKCINPKPARTHHCSICNRCVLKMDHHCPWLNNCVGHYNHRYFFSFCFFMTLGCVYCSYGSWDLFREAYAAIETYHQTPPPTFSFRERVTHKSLVYLWFLCSSVALALGALTIWHAVLISRGETSIERHINKKERQRLQAKGRVFRNHYNYGCLDNWKVFLGVDTGRHWLTRVLLPSSHLPHGNGMSWDPPPWVTAHSASVMAV; encoded by the exons ATGCGGGGCCAGTGGAGCCTACTGCTGGGCCCTGCCCGCCTTTGCCTGCGCCTGCTTCTGCTCCTGGGCTACAGGCGCCGCTGCCCACCTCTGCTCCGCGGCCTGGTGCAGCGCTGGCGCTACGGCAAGGTCTGCCTGCGCTCCCTGCTCTACAACTCCTTCGGGGGCAGTGACACCGCCGTGGACGCTGCCTTTGAGCCTATCTACTGGCTGGTGGACAACGTGATCCGCTGGTGTGGGGTG GTGTTCGTGGTGCTGGTGATCGTGCTGACCAGCTCCATCGTGGCCATCGCCTACCTGTGTGTCCTGCCCCTCATCCTCCAAACCTACTCCGTGCCCCGGCTCTGCTGGCATTTCTTCTATAGTCACTGGAATCTGATTCTCATCGTCTTCCATTACTACCAGGCTATCACCACCCCACCTGGATACCCACCCCAG GGCAGGAATGATATGACAACAGTCTCCATCTGTAAGAAGTGCATTAACCCCAAGCCAGCCCGAACACACCACTGCAGCATCTGCAATAG GTGTGTGCTGAAGATGGATCATCACTGCC CCTGGCTAAACAACTGTGTGGGCCACTATAACCATCGgtacttcttctctttctgctttttcatgacCCTGGGCTGTGTCTACTGCAGCTATGGAAGCTGGGACCTTTTCCGGGAGGCTTATGCTGCCATCGAG ACTTACCATCAGACCCCAccacccaccttctccttccgAGAAAGAGTGACTCACAAGAGTCTTGTCTACCTCTGGTTCCTGTGCAG ttctGTGGCACTTGCCCTGGGTGCCCTAACCATATGGCACGCTGTGCTCATCAGTCGAGGTGAGACTAGCATCGAAAGGCACATCAACAAGAAGGAGCGCCAGCGGCTGCAGGCCAAGGGCAGA GTTTTTAGGAATCATTACAACTATGGTTGCTTGGACAACTGGAAGGTATTCCTGGGTGTGGACACAGGAAG GCACTGGCTTACTCGGGTGTTGTTACCTTCCAGTCACTTGCCCCATGGGAACGGAATGAGCTGGGATCCCCCGCCCTGGGTGACTGCTCACTCAGCCTCTGTGATGGCAGTGTGA